The following coding sequences lie in one Apium graveolens cultivar Ventura chromosome 3, ASM990537v1, whole genome shotgun sequence genomic window:
- the LOC141711337 gene encoding uncharacterized protein LOC141711337, which produces MNKPKPPPPKLSNPSNSKKFLELIKNVQPGTCVDVKGEVEFIIRRAKWDGLMYNLKKQYFIHLIGGFYCNMNIIKGVEGILNFTTTVNRKVICVDNKSINRALHLPLHLCELPCEDIYFLFVFNKSEFELMVCIFCNSDMLDGLCDVNCGIHFKHFTSTFQHLALIIRSNVMPKPNQSKYLDFFDMKIMHLLFNNKINFSISYVILLNMINAHLVDYMTYGMLISSLFAICNIPMPEIFANLADSQITNDHFRPQVPLMHCEPQEVTPIVIPQFIREEDVFLSKFESVKAMFNEPKMEFKRVKTENDELKEKVGEL; this is translated from the coding sequence ATGAACAAACCAAAACCTCCACCACCAAAACTATCTAACCCATCAAActccaaaaagtttcttgaactcATAAAAAATGTCCAACCTGGCACTTGTGTGGATGTTAAAGGTGAAGTGGAGTTCATCATTAGAAGGGCTAAATGGGATGGTTTAATGTACAATCTAAAAAAACAATATTTCATTCATCTCATAGGGGGATTTTATTGCAACATGAACATAATTAAAGGGGTAGAGGGCATCTTGAATTTCACTACTACAGTGAATAGAAAAGTTATCTGTGTAGATAACAAGAGCATAAATAGAGCACTGCATTTACCTCTTCATCTATGTGAGTTGCCATGTGAGGATATATATTTTCTGTTTGTGTTTAATAAGTCTGAATTTGAACTCATGGTATGTATATTTTGTAATTCTGATATGCTTGATGGTCTCTGTGATGTCAACTGTGGTATCCATTTTAAACATTTTACTAGCACTTTCCAACACCTTGCTCTCATTATTAGGTCTAATGTTATGCCTAAACCTAATCAGAGCAAGTATCTTGACttctttgatatgaaaatcatgCATCTGCTTTTTAATAACAAAATCAATTTCAGTATCTCCTATGTCATTCTTTTGAACATGATAAATGCTCATCTTGTTGATTATATGACATATGGTATGTTAATTTCTTCTCTCTTTGCAATCTGCAACATTCCAATGCCAGAAATATTTGCAAATCTGGCTGATTCTCAAATCACGAATGACCACTTTAGGCCACAAGTGCCCCTAATGCACTGTGAACCTCAAGAGGTCACTCCTATTGTCATTCCTCAGTTCATCAGAGAGGAAGATgtctttctctctaaatttgaGTCTGTCAAGGCCATGTTTAATGAACCAAAAATGGAATTTAAGAGAGTAAAAACTGAAAATGATGAGCTTAAGGAAAAGGTAGGAGAACTATAG